The sequence tgcccagccttagcttggtttgtttcttgccagctttccttaaatttaaattagccccatctatcttttgcctctgggcttttcctgttctcttacttctgtaaatcttactcttattcagtggcttgctgtgtagctgggtggtgggccccttaggtcctcctccttctctggctacttattttctccaagatttctccttctatttcttctctctgcctgccagccctgcctatcctttctccttccttgtcaTTGGCCATTAAGTTTTTTATTAGCCCATcaaggtgttttaggcaggcaaagtatcacagcttcaccaagttaagcaaatgcaacataaacaaaagtaacacaccttaaaataatactccccAACAGAAATTATGTCTATAAAACTCacgtctataatctcagcacttgaaaggttgagacaggaatGTTGCcttgagtttgaaaccagcctggcctaaagaatgagatagtgtctcaaaaccaacaacgAAATGGGCTATGGACAACTGCATGCTAGAATTCAGAGGCAACCAAGACATTTCTCTGAGGCTTCTGATCATACATGACAAGCACACAGTAGTGTAGATctggctggagaatttctctccagctcccaccaagccccagcagtccgatagcccacttataatataaacacacagacccttatattatttacaaactgtatggccgtggcaggcttcttgctaactgctcttatagcttaaattaatccatttccataaatctataccttgccatgtggctcgtggcttaccggcatcttcacatgctacttgtcatggcagcggctggcagtgtctctctccgccttccacttcccagaattctcctctctccttgtcccacctacttcctgcctggccactggccaatcagtgttttatttattgaccaatcagagcaatttgacatacagaccatcccacagcagtagatcTTTTGAGGTTATagatggtggcaggcaggcatgttgctggagcagcagctccGAGCTCCTGTcttgatccacaaacaggaagcagagagggcatACTGGGAATGGTGCCagtgttttgaaacctcaaaccccagtggcacacttctccaaggctacacttcctaaaccttcccagacagttccaccaactggggaccaagtattcaacatGTAAGCACAcccaggggtgggggggttggtTCTTATTCAAACTATCATAGTGCTTGCTTCAGAGAGGCCTGTGGGTATACAAAGATATGAATAGTGGCTTTGCACTGCAGAGTGTGTTCTGGAACCACAAGCATGTTAGGCTTATACTTGGTTCAACTAGGTTATACAAGGGCTGGGGGCTGCCTCATATCTCAAGGtatgaatgaaatagaaaatttttCAAGTGTCACCCACAAAGGCAGCAGTCCACACCTTCCTCACTCATACCATACGGCTTAAATAGATCACGTTCTCCCTGgcctcatgagtgtgtgtgtgtatgctactTGATTGTGGAAAGCacatattctaccactgagctccagctcAGGTCAGCCACTTTTTGGAGAACATCATGCTAATTTCAGTACTTTCAGAAGTCAGAGTTTAACCCTTGTATCTTCACTTTAGTGCCAACTACCAGCTGCCAGGACCCTTCTCCTCTCTGGACTCCAGCATTGAAATCCTGAAGAAGAAAGCCCAGGAGCTGATTGAAAATATCAATGAGAGCAGGCAGAAGGACCATGCACTTATGACCAACTTCAGGGACAGCCTCAAGATGAAGGTGACAGAATCCCTCAGAGGGAGGGAAGACCCTATGGTCTGACATCTGTTAAGTTCCAGAGACTCCACAAGGCTCTTTGTACATGGTTCTCATTTTACTCTAGAACACTTAGATTGGGCCATTCTCTATAGGTTAGAGAAAACTAAGGCTCAGAAATGAAGGAGTTTGGATGAGTGTGTTGCTtaatggtagagcatttgcctaaccTGAAAACAGCTATTGGTTTGATacccatttacacacacacacacaattttttaagtggtaaaccagatgtggtagctccacctttaatcccagtacttaggaagcagaggcaggcaaatctctgcattcaaggccagcctggtagtaTATaggtagttaattttttttttcttttcttttttaagttttttgagacagggtttctctgtgtagccctagctgtcctggaactcactttgtagactaggctggccttgaactcacagaggtgcacctgcctctgcctcccaagtgctggaattaaaggtgtatgtcatctACTGCCTGgcatacatagtgagtttcaagccagccatgctacatagtgagagtctgtctcaaaaaatttaaaaaagtggggcttgagatggctctgcagttaaaagcacttactgctcttccagaggactgagtttgACTCCTAGCACCTGTCAGGTTATTTACaattgcctataattccagctccagtagatcagatgccctcttctgacagccACAGTTACTAGGCATGCATAttacacatacagacaagcaggcaaaacacccatatctttaaaaataaaaaagtggtaAATGATGTAAGGGAGCCAGGCTCAGGAACCCAGATCTATCCATGCTAGATAAGTCTTCTAATACTGAgccttactttttattttgaggcagggtctcacttgccctgttggtcttgaacttactctgtagtccaggccttGAACATATaatgctcctgtctcagctttctaagtagctaggattacaggcctgctgtgggatgttctctatgctgtgaatgtactgctatgattgattgacaaataaaatgctgattggccagtagccagccaggaagtataggcgggactagcagagaggagaattgggggaacaggaaggcagagtgagggagatgctgccagctgctgcgatgagaaacaagatgtaagcTACTGTTAAGCCacaaggcaaggtatagattaacagaaatgagttaatttaagatataagaacagatagcaagaagcctgccatggccatacagtttataagtaatataagtctctgtgtgtttccttggggGACTctagtgagagagatttgtcctgaccatgggccaggcaggaccaggaaaacttcagctacacaggccTGCTCCAACAGGCCTGGTTTTACCCATGTGTCCTTAGAAGGTAACTGTGATCTGGGGTGAGATAGTTGGTCCTACAGCACACGGGGAGCTCATGCCTCACAAACCCTGATGGTATGCTTGCTGGAATGCAGTATCAATGGCTGTGCCTGGCGCTGCTTGAGAATATGCAGCCAGCAGAGCCATGAACTGCACTGGTCCTGGGCCCTCAGTCAGACCTTTTCTATTCCTAGTTAGTCTTTCCTTAGTATCACATAAAGAGGATTGGTTCCAGAACCCCATGGATGCTAGTCTTCACAGGTGGTACTCAGATCTCTCATTCAAATGAGGTAGTGTTTGCATAGAACCAAtgcatgtctttctgtacattttatttatttgggggtttggaggtaggatcttgctatgtaactctagatgacctggaactcaatgtATAGCCCCAGGAGATCTTCCTGCTTTGAAACCCAAGGGCTGGGATAACAGTTGTGTACCACTACACTTGATTTCCTACAgattttacttttcctgttgATTTTTAATCATTCCAAGATTTAAGATGAAGAACAACTGAACATACATTTGTATcttgtttaaagaaaacaaaagaagctaGGCATTATGGCACATACTTATAATTCCCAGCACTTCGAAGGTAGAAGCACTGGGGTCAGGAGTTTAAAACCTcaactccaagttcaaggccagtcctgactacatgagactgaccatctgaaacaaaagaactgggaatagtggtgtgtacctgtgtgcatatagtcccaacactaaggaggctaagacaggaagattgatgagttcaagaccagcccaggtACTAGGcaggaccatgtctcaaaaataacaacaacaacaacaacaaaaaaaaaaaaaaacccacaaaaaaacccccaaattTTATCTGCACTCAGTACAATTCTTTGTCACTCCCTGAAAGGTCACGGATCTGACAGAAAAACTGGAGGAGAGGATGTACCAGGTGTACAGCCATCACAGCAAGATCattcaggaaaggctccaagaATTCACTCAGAAGATGGCAAAGATCAGCCTTCTGGAAATGGAGCTGAAAC is a genomic window of Peromyscus maniculatus bairdii isolate BWxNUB_F1_BW_parent chromosome 5, HU_Pman_BW_mat_3.1, whole genome shotgun sequence containing:
- the Syce2 gene encoding synaptonemal complex central element protein 2 isoform X2, whose translation is MERQGVDVPPVELKDPGPQATVESGERHQNENPEGEAGAAAASANYQLPGPFSSLDSSIEILKKKAQELIENINESRQKDHALMTNFRDSLKMKVTDLTEKLEERMYQVYSHHSKIIQERLQEFTQKMAKISLLEMELKQVCHTVETVYKDLCVQSEVPTSEEQSYKDGDC
- the Syce2 gene encoding synaptonemal complex central element protein 2 isoform X1; the encoded protein is MTNFRDSLKMKVTDLTEKLEERMYQVYSHHSKIIQERLQEFTQKMAKISLLEMELKQVCHTVETVYKDLCVQSEVPTSEEQSYKDGDC